In the genome of Streptococcus mitis, one region contains:
- a CDS encoding MarR family transcriptional regulator — protein sequence MTYLEKWFDFNRRQKEIEGLLEETIAQQSDQSLTLKEFYLLYYLDLAQEKSLRQIDLPDKLHLSPSAVSRMVARLEAKNCGLLSRMCCDQDRRSSFICLTSDGQNTLASLQKAVEESLETGLDFLI from the coding sequence ATGACTTATTTGGAAAAATGGTTTGACTTCAATCGTCGGCAAAAAGAAATTGAAGGTCTCTTGGAAGAGACCATTGCCCAACAGAGTGACCAAAGTCTGACCTTGAAAGAGTTTTACCTGCTCTACTATCTGGACTTGGCTCAAGAAAAATCTCTACGACAGATTGACCTGCCAGATAAGCTTCATCTGAGCCCGAGCGCTGTTTCTCGGATGGTAGCTCGCTTAGAAGCTAAAAATTGCGGTCTGCTTAGTCGCATGTGTTGTGATCAAGATAGACGCTCTAGCTTTATCTGCCTGACAAGTGATGGACAAAATACACTGGCCTCTCTACAAAAGGCTGTCGAAGAAAGCTTGGAAACTGGTTTGGATTTCTTGATTTAA
- a CDS encoding 16S rRNA methyltransferase, translated as MQQYFVKGSTVSPVTIEDKETSKHMFQVMRLKEDDEVTLVFDDGIKRLARVLDVESRQFELVQELADNVELPVQVTIASGFPKGDKLEFITQKVTELGASQIWAFPADWSVAKWDGKKLGKKVERLEKIALGAAEQSKRNIVPSIQLFERKADFLAQFDQFDRIVVAYEESAKEGEAAALLQAVSGLEKGAKLLFIFGPEGGLSPAEVESFEAKGAVLAGLGPRILRAETAPLYALSALSVLLELEK; from the coding sequence ATGCAGCAGTATTTTGTCAAAGGCAGTACAGTCTCTCCTGTCACCATCGAGGATAAGGAAACCAGCAAGCATATGTTTCAGGTCATGCGCTTGAAAGAAGATGATGAAGTGACCTTGGTCTTTGATGATGGCATCAAGCGCTTGGCGCGTGTGCTGGATGTGGAAAGTCGTCAGTTTGAGTTGGTTCAAGAATTAGCCGACAATGTGGAACTGCCCGTCCAAGTTACCATCGCATCAGGATTTCCCAAGGGAGACAAGCTGGAGTTTATTACTCAAAAAGTAACCGAACTGGGTGCTAGCCAAATCTGGGCCTTTCCTGCCGATTGGTCGGTGGCCAAATGGGATGGCAAGAAATTGGGTAAAAAGGTTGAAAGACTCGAAAAAATTGCCCTTGGAGCAGCAGAGCAAAGCAAGCGTAATATCGTTCCAAGTATTCAGCTTTTTGAAAGGAAAGCAGACTTTCTAGCCCAATTTGACCAGTTTGACCGCATCGTAGTGGCTTATGAAGAGTCGGCTAAAGAAGGAGAAGCCGCTGCACTTTTACAAGCAGTTAGTGGCCTTGAAAAAGGAGCTAAATTGCTCTTTATCTTTGGCCCAGAAGGTGGCCTGTCACCTGCGGAAGTCGAAAGTTTTGAAGCTAAGGGAGCAGTCTTAGCAGGACTTGGACCTCGAATCTTACGAGCAGAAACAGCGCCACTTTACGCCTTATCAGCCCTTAGTGTTTTATTAGAATTAGAGAAATAA
- a CDS encoding 7-cyano-7-deazaguanine reductase has translation MSQQEEMKNLSLLGNKETNYIFEYQPEVLESFDNRHVENDYFIKFNCPEFTSLCPITAQPDFATIYISYIPDKLCVESKSLKLYLFSYRNHGDFHENCINTIGKDLVNLLDPRYLEVWGKFTPRGGISIDPYYNYGKPGTKYEGLAEQRLFQHDLYPEKIDNR, from the coding sequence ATGTCACAACAAGAAGAAATGAAAAACCTAAGCCTACTAGGCAACAAAGAAACCAACTACATTTTCGAATATCAACCAGAAGTCCTCGAATCCTTTGACAATCGTCATGTGGAAAATGACTATTTCATCAAATTCAACTGTCCTGAATTTACCTCACTATGCCCTATTACCGCTCAGCCAGACTTTGCGACCATTTACATTTCCTACATTCCTGACAAGCTCTGTGTCGAGTCAAAATCCCTCAAACTCTACCTCTTTAGTTACCGAAATCATGGGGATTTTCACGAAAACTGTATCAATACCATCGGGAAAGACTTGGTCAACTTGCTAGACCCTCGCTATTTAGAAGTCTGGGGAAAATTTACACCTCGCGGTGGTATTTCAATCGACCCTTACTACAACTACGGTAAGCCTGGAACCAAGTATGAAGGCCTGGCAGAACAACGCCTCTTCCAACACGACCTTTATCCAGAGAAAATTGACAACCGCTAA
- a CDS encoding NrdR family transcriptional regulator: protein MRCPKCGATKSSVIDSRQAEEGNTIRRRRECDECQHRFTTYERVEERTLVVVKKDGTREQFSRDKIFNGIIRSAQKRPVSSDEINMVVNRIEQKLRGRNENEIQSEDIGSLVMEELAELDEITYVRFASVYRSFKDVSELESLLQQITQSSKKKKER from the coding sequence ATGCGTTGTCCAAAATGTGGGGCTACCAAGTCAAGTGTTATTGATAGTCGCCAAGCAGAAGAAGGGAACACTATTCGTAGAAGACGTGAGTGCGACGAATGCCAACACCGTTTTACAACCTACGAACGGGTAGAAGAAAGAACCTTAGTGGTTGTTAAAAAAGATGGCACACGGGAACAATTCTCTAGAGATAAAATCTTTAATGGGATTATCCGCTCAGCCCAGAAACGTCCTGTGTCAAGTGATGAAATCAACATGGTAGTCAATCGTATCGAACAGAAACTCCGTGGTCGAAATGAAAATGAAATTCAAAGTGAGGACATTGGTTCACTCGTCATGGAGGAGTTGGCTGAATTGGATGAGATTACCTACGTACGTTTTGCTAGTGTCTATCGTAGTTTTAAGGATGTGAGTGAGTTAGAGAGCCTGCTCCAACAAATTACCCAGTCCTCTAAAAAGAAAAAGGAAAGATAA
- a CDS encoding multidrug ABC transporter ATP-binding protein, whose translation MSLLAFENVSKSYGATPALENVSLDIPAGKIVGLLGPNGSGKTTLIKLINGLLQPDQGRVLINDMDPSPATKAIVAYLPDTTYLNEQMKVKEALTYFKTFYKDFNLERAHHLLADLGIDENSRLKKLSKGNKEKVQLILVMSRDARLYVLDEPIGGVDPAARDYILNTIINNYSPTSTVLISTHLISDIEPILDEIVFLKDGKVVRQGNVDDIRYESGESIDQLFRQEFKA comes from the coding sequence ATGTCATTACTAGCATTTGAAAATGTATCCAAATCTTATGGAGCAACCCCAGCCCTTGAAAATGTTTCTCTTGACATCCCAGCTGGAAAAATTGTTGGTCTCCTTGGCCCAAACGGCTCAGGAAAAACAACCCTGATTAAACTAATCAATGGCCTCTTACAACCAGATCAAGGACGCGTCCTTATCAACGACATGGACCCAAGCCCAGCAACCAAGGCTATCGTAGCTTATTTGCCGGATACGACCTATCTCAATGAACAAATGAAGGTCAAAGAAGCCCTAACCTACTTCAAGACCTTCTATAAAGATTTCAATCTGGAACGTGCCCATCATCTGCTTGCAGACCTTGGCATTGATGAAAATAGTCGTCTCAAGAAATTATCAAAAGGAAACAAAGAAAAGGTTCAATTGATTTTGGTTATGAGCCGTGATGCTCGTCTCTACGTTCTAGACGAACCCATTGGTGGGGTGGATCCAGCAGCCCGTGATTATATCCTCAATACCATTATCAATAACTACTCACCAACTTCTACCGTTTTGATTTCTACCCACTTGATTTCTGATATCGAGCCAATCTTGGATGAAATTGTCTTCCTCAAAGATGGAAAAGTAGTTCGTCAAGGAAATGTAGATGACATTCGCTATGAGTCAGGTGAATCCATTGACCAACTCTTCCGTCAGGAATTTAAGGCCTAA
- a CDS encoding deoxyribonuclease translates to MNRIKEWLEQDPKRMLFIKIGLVLLGIILLIALPTLYLVLSGVGIWYFVKKAPDIRKRNLMIGLFIVSFVAVALQTPTVTKKTSSSQSETKQTVTSTASTSLTTDTSSSIEEAKRIEDEKKAKEKAEEERIAKEKAANELQEKGEDLVKQLEESQDASQVKSAKETVNQIENNDKKAELLDRIGAVESLISQKEEEKRIAHEAETKAQQQDRIVYVADHGNAKVYWYSKDRMPSKTNKANVVEMTEADAIAAGKRPSKKE, encoded by the coding sequence ATGAATAGAATCAAAGAATGGCTAGAGCAAGATCCCAAAAGAATGCTTTTTATCAAAATTGGTCTAGTTTTGTTGGGAATCATTTTATTGATTGCTCTACCTACTCTCTATCTTGTTTTGAGTGGAGTCGGTATTTGGTATTTTGTAAAGAAAGCACCAGATATTCGAAAAAGAAATTTAATGATAGGGCTTTTCATTGTTAGTTTTGTTGCAGTTGCTCTTCAAACCCCAACAGTCACAAAGAAAACTTCATCTTCTCAGTCAGAAACTAAGCAGACTGTGACATCTACTGCTTCGACATCTTTAACGACGGATACTTCATCTAGCATAGAGGAGGCGAAACGAATCGAAGACGAGAAAAAAGCTAAAGAAAAAGCAGAAGAAGAGAGAATTGCCAAAGAAAAAGCTGCAAATGAGTTGCAAGAAAAAGGTGAAGACTTAGTCAAACAATTGGAAGAAAGTCAAGATGCGAGTCAAGTGAAGTCTGCCAAAGAAACAGTTAATCAGATTGAAAATAACGATAAAAAGGCAGAATTGCTCGATAGGATAGGTGCGGTTGAATCATTAATTTCTCAAAAAGAAGAAGAGAAAAGAATTGCTCATGAAGCTGAGACTAAAGCCCAACAGCAAGATAGAATAGTCTATGTTGCAGACCATGGGAATGCGAAAGTTTATTGGTATAGTAAGGATAGAATGCCTTCAAAAACTAATAAAGCCAACGTTGTCGAGATGACAGAGGCAGATGCAATTGCTGCAGGAAAACGCCCATCTAAAAAAGAATAA
- a CDS encoding murein hydrolase regulator LrgA, whose translation MKLYVQLMILFVISLIGEGISSFFHLPIPGSIIGLIILFLALQFKWLRTRHVNMVGNFLLANMTILFLPPAVGIMEKFDVIAPYLLPIVLIVFFAAVINIILIALVVQFIKRRFEGDYEKGDAK comes from the coding sequence ATGAAATTATATGTTCAATTAATGATTCTCTTTGTGATTTCTCTAATCGGAGAGGGGATTTCCAGTTTCTTTCATTTGCCCATCCCAGGCAGTATTATCGGTCTGATTATTCTCTTTCTAGCCCTACAGTTCAAGTGGCTGAGAACCAGACATGTCAACATGGTGGGAAATTTCTTGCTGGCCAATATGACCATTCTCTTTTTGCCGCCAGCAGTGGGAATCATGGAAAAGTTTGATGTGATTGCTCCCTACCTTTTGCCCATCGTTTTGATTGTCTTTTTTGCAGCTGTTATCAATATTATTCTTATTGCCTTGGTGGTTCAGTTTATCAAACGACGGTTTGAGGGAGATTATGAGAAAGGAGATGCCAAATGA
- a CDS encoding thioredoxin has translation MAKAITDATFEQETKDGLVLVDFWATWCGPCRMQGPILDKLSEELSEDVLKIVKMDVDENPNTARAFGIMSIPTLLFKKDGQVVKQVAGVHTAEQIKAIVAELS, from the coding sequence ATGGCAAAAGCAATTACAGATGCAACATTCGAACAAGAAACAAAAGACGGTTTGGTCTTGGTAGACTTCTGGGCAACTTGGTGTGGTCCATGTCGTATGCAAGGTCCAATCTTGGATAAATTGTCTGAAGAACTTTCAGAAGATGTCTTGAAAATCGTTAAAATGGACGTTGATGAAAATCCAAACACAGCTCGTGCCTTTGGAATCATGTCTATCCCAACTCTTCTCTTCAAAAAAGACGGCCAAGTGGTGAAACAAGTTGCTGGTGTTCACACAGCAGAACAAATCAAGGCCATCGTTGCTGAATTGAGCTAA
- a CDS encoding 6-pyruvoyl tetrahydrobiopterin synthase, giving the protein MFFAPKEIKQETGESLVYNPHRTLVSKEFTFDAAHHLFHYEGKCKSLHGHTYHLQIAVSGFLDERGMAYDFGDIKAIYKNYLEPHLDHRYLNETLPYMNTTAENMVYWIFQTMNQELPDERGLRLEYVRLYETPTAFAEFRREWLDD; this is encoded by the coding sequence ATGTTTTTTGCACCCAAAGAAATCAAACAGGAAACTGGGGAGTCTCTTGTCTACAATCCTCACAGAACCTTGGTATCAAAAGAATTTACCTTTGATGCTGCCCACCACCTCTTTCACTACGAGGGAAAATGCAAGTCCCTGCACGGCCACACCTACCATTTGCAAATCGCTGTCAGTGGATTTTTAGATGAACGAGGCATGGCCTACGATTTTGGAGACATCAAAGCGATCTACAAGAACTACTTAGAGCCCCATTTGGATCATCGCTATCTCAATGAAACCCTGCCCTATATGAACACGACTGCTGAAAATATGGTTTACTGGATTTTCCAAACCATGAATCAAGAGTTGCCCGACGAACGCGGTCTCCGTTTGGAATACGTTCGCCTTTATGAAACTCCGACTGCCTTTGCAGAGTTTAGACGGGAGTGGTTAGATGACTAG
- a CDS encoding 7-cyano-7-deazaguanine synthase produces the protein MKRQSALVVFSGGQDSTTCLFWAKKHYETVEAVTFAYGQRHHLEIQVAREIAKEQGIRHHILDMSLLGQITENALTSDLEIEQKEGEVPNTFVDGRNHLFLSFAAVLAKQRGIKDIVTGVCETDFSGYPDCRDVFVKSLNVTLNLAMDYDFVIQTPLMWLDKAETWKLADQLGAFDYVREKTLTCYNGIIGSGCGDCPACHLRQHGLDVYLSQKGED, from the coding sequence ATGAAACGTCAATCAGCCTTGGTCGTCTTTAGTGGCGGTCAAGATTCCACAACCTGCCTCTTTTGGGCCAAAAAACACTATGAAACAGTCGAAGCTGTCACCTTTGCCTATGGCCAACGCCATCATCTCGAAATTCAAGTTGCTAGAGAAATCGCTAAGGAACAAGGTATTCGCCATCATATCCTCGATATGTCTCTTCTGGGGCAAATCACTGAAAATGCCTTGACCTCTGATTTGGAAATCGAGCAAAAAGAGGGGGAGGTTCCCAATACCTTCGTTGATGGTCGCAACCACCTCTTTCTATCCTTTGCAGCAGTTCTTGCTAAGCAACGGGGCATTAAAGACATCGTGACAGGTGTCTGCGAGACAGACTTCTCAGGCTACCCCGATTGTCGAGATGTCTTTGTCAAATCTCTCAATGTTACTCTCAACCTGGCCATGGATTACGACTTTGTTATCCAAACACCTCTCATGTGGCTAGACAAGGCTGAAACTTGGAAATTGGCTGACCAACTCGGTGCCTTTGACTATGTTCGTGAAAAGACCTTAACCTGCTACAACGGAATTATCGGAAGCGGCTGTGGAGATTGCCCAGCCTGCCACCTACGTCAGCATGGTTTAGATGTCTATCTCTCACAGAAAGGAGAGGACTAA
- a CDS encoding oligoendopeptidase F, producing MEQKHRSEFPEKELWDLTALYQDREDFLRAIEKAREDINQFSRDYKGNLHTFEDFEKAFAELEQIYIQMSHIGNYGFMPQTTDYSNEEFANIAQAGMEFETDASVALTFFDDALVAAEEDVLDRLGELPHLTAAIRQAKIKKAHYLGADVEKALTNLGEVFYSPQDIYTKMRAGDFEMADFEAHGKTYKNSFVTYENFYQNHEDAEIREKSFRSFSEGLRKHQNTAAAAYLAQVKSEKLLADMKGYDSVFDYLLAEQEVDRAMFDRQIDLIMKDFAPVAQRYLKHVAKVNGLEKMTFADWKLDLDSALNPEVTIDDAYDLVLKSVEPLGQEYCQEVARYQEERWVDFAANSGKDSGGYAADPYRVHPYVLMSWTGRLSDVYTLIHEIGHSGQFIFSDNHQSYFNAHMSTYYVEAPSTFNELLLSDYLEHQSDDPRQKRFALAHRLTDTYFHNFITHLLEAAFQRKVYTLIEEGETFGASKLNSIMKEVLTDFWGDAIEIDDDAALTWMRQAHYYMGLYSYTYSAGLVISTAGYLHLKNSETGAEDWLNLLKSGGSKTPLESAMIIGADISTDKPLRDTIQFLSDTVDQIIAYSAQLGE from the coding sequence ATGGAACAAAAACATCGTTCAGAATTTCCAGAGAAGGAACTTTGGGATTTAACAGCCCTATATCAAGACCGAGAGGATTTCTTGCGTGCAATCGAGAAGGCTCGCGAAGACATCAATCAATTTAGCCGTGACTACAAGGGCAATCTGCATACTTTTGAAGATTTCGAGAAGGCCTTTGCGGAATTGGAACAAATCTACATTCAGATGAGCCATATTGGAAACTATGGTTTTATGCCTCAGACGACAGACTACAGCAATGAAGAATTTGCCAATATTGCCCAAGCTGGGATGGAATTTGAAACAGATGCTAGCGTAGCTCTTACCTTCTTTGACGATGCCTTGGTAGCAGCAGAAGAGGATGTTTTGGACCGTTTGGGTGAATTGCCACATTTGACTGCAGCCATTCGTCAGGCAAAAATCAAAAAAGCCCACTATCTCGGAGCTGATGTGGAGAAGGCCTTGACCAATCTCGGTGAAGTTTTTTACAGTCCGCAGGATATTTATACTAAGATGCGAGCTGGGGACTTTGAAATGGCTGACTTTGAAGCTCATGGCAAGACCTACAAGAACAGCTTTGTGACCTATGAGAACTTCTACCAGAACCATGAAGATGCTGAAATTCGTGAGAAATCCTTCCGTTCCTTCTCAGAGGGGCTTCGTAAGCACCAAAATACGGCTGCGGCAGCCTATTTAGCCCAAGTCAAGTCGGAAAAACTCTTGGCAGATATGAAGGGTTATGATTCAGTGTTCGACTATCTTTTAGCTGAGCAAGAAGTAGATCGTGCCATGTTTGATCGCCAAATTGACCTTATCATGAAGGATTTTGCGCCAGTTGCTCAGAGATATCTTAAGCATGTTGCCAAGGTGAATGGTCTTGAAAAGATGACCTTTGCTGACTGGAAATTGGATTTGGATAGCGCCCTGAATCCTGAAGTGACTATTGACGATGCCTATGACTTGGTCTTGAAGTCGGTAGAACCTTTGGGGCAAGAATATTGTCAGGAAGTGGCTCGCTATCAAGAAGAGCGCTGGGTGGATTTTGCTGCTAATAGTGGCAAGGATTCTGGCGGTTATGCGGCGGATCCATATCGCGTACACCCATATGTCCTTATGAGCTGGACAGGTCGTTTGAGCGATGTCTATACCTTGATTCATGAGATTGGGCATTCTGGTCAATTCATCTTTTCAGATAATCATCAAAGCTACTTTAATGCCCACATGTCGACCTACTATGTTGAAGCGCCGTCAACTTTCAATGAATTGCTTCTCAGTGATTACTTGGAGCACCAATCTGACGACCCTCGTCAAAAACGCTTTGCTCTGGCTCACCGCTTGACAGACACCTACTTCCATAACTTTATTACCCACCTCTTGGAAGCAGCCTTCCAGCGTAAGGTTTATACACTGATTGAAGAAGGAGAAACCTTTGGGGCAAGCAAGCTCAACAGCATTATGAAGGAAGTATTGACAGATTTTTGGGGAGATGCCATTGAAATTGACGACGATGCGGCCTTGACTTGGATGCGCCAAGCTCACTATTACATGGGCTTGTATAGTTACACTTACTCAGCAGGACTTGTGATCTCGACTGCAGGTTACCTCCATCTTAAAAACTCAGAAACTGGAGCTGAAGACTGGCTCAATCTCCTTAAATCAGGTGGTAGCAAGACACCACTTGAGTCAGCTATGATTATCGGAGCAGATATCTCTACAGATAAACCACTCCGTGATACCATCCAATTCTTGTCTGACACAGTTGACCAGATTATCGCCTACAGTGCCCAGTTGGGAGAGTAA
- a CDS encoding aquaporin, with translation MKKFVAELIGTFMLVFIGTGAVVFGNGLGHLGIAFAFGLAIVVAAFSIGTVSGAHLNPAVSIAMFVNKRLSSSELVNYILGQVVGAFIASGAVFFLLANSGMSTASLGENALANGVTVFGGFLFEVIATFLFVLVIMTVTSASKGNGAIAGLVIGLSLMAMILVGLNITGLSVNPARSLAPAVLVGGAALQQVWIFILAPIVGGVLAALVAKNCLGTEE, from the coding sequence ATGAAAAAATTTGTCGCTGAGTTAATCGGTACGTTCATGCTTGTGTTCATCGGAACAGGAGCTGTTGTTTTTGGAAATGGTCTTGGACATCTTGGAATTGCTTTTGCCTTTGGTTTGGCAATCGTAGTTGCAGCTTTCTCAATCGGAACTGTTTCAGGTGCTCACTTGAACCCAGCTGTTTCGATCGCTATGTTTGTAAACAAACGTTTGTCATCTTCTGAGCTTGTAAACTACATCCTTGGACAAGTTGTTGGAGCTTTCATCGCTTCTGGCGCTGTCTTCTTCCTCTTGGCAAATTCAGGGATGTCAACTGCAAGTCTTGGTGAAAATGCCTTGGCAAACGGAGTCACTGTCTTTGGTGGTTTCTTGTTTGAAGTCATCGCAACTTTCTTGTTTGTCTTGGTTATCATGACTGTGACATCAGCAAGCAAGGGCAATGGCGCGATTGCTGGTTTGGTAATCGGTTTGTCATTGATGGCTATGATCCTTGTTGGATTGAACATCACTGGACTTTCAGTTAACCCAGCACGTAGCTTGGCACCAGCTGTCTTGGTAGGTGGCGCAGCTCTTCAACAAGTATGGATTTTCATCCTTGCCCCAATCGTTGGTGGTGTTCTTGCAGCACTTGTTGCTAAAAACTGTCTTGGAACAGAAGAATAA
- a CDS encoding ribosomal protein L11 methyltransferase: METWQELKVTVKREGEELVSNLLIELGAQGVAIEDSMDYVGNVDRFGEIFPEVEQQEEIVVTAYYPDTVDVAVVEADLQARLAELTDFMDLGEVKMGTTALAEEDWADNWKKYYEPARITHDLTIVPSWTDYEATAGEKIIKLDPGMAFGTGTHPTTKMSLFALEQVLRGGETVLDVGTGSGVLSIASSLLGAKEIFAYDLDDVAVRVAQENIELNPGMENIHVAAGDLLKGIEIEADVIVANILADILIHLTDDAYRLVKDEGYLIMSGIIKDKWDMVRESAESAGFFLETHMIQGEWNACVFKKTKDISGVIGG; encoded by the coding sequence GTTGGGAGCGCAAGGTGTTGCAATCGAAGACAGCATGGACTATGTGGGAAATGTTGACCGCTTTGGCGAGATATTCCCAGAGGTTGAGCAGCAAGAAGAGATCGTAGTGACTGCCTACTATCCTGATACGGTGGATGTAGCAGTGGTTGAGGCAGATTTACAGGCTCGCTTAGCAGAGTTGACAGATTTTATGGATTTGGGAGAGGTCAAGATGGGGACAACTGCCTTGGCTGAGGAAGATTGGGCTGACAACTGGAAGAAATACTATGAGCCAGCTCGTATTACTCATGATTTGACCATCGTGCCGTCTTGGACAGACTATGAGGCGACTGCGGGAGAAAAGATTATCAAGCTAGATCCAGGCATGGCCTTTGGGACTGGGACGCATCCAACCACTAAGATGAGCCTTTTTGCCTTGGAGCAGGTCCTTCGTGGTGGGGAAACGGTGCTAGATGTGGGGACTGGTTCAGGGGTTCTCTCTATTGCCAGCTCGCTGCTTGGTGCCAAAGAAATTTTTGCCTATGACTTGGATGATGTGGCGGTTCGAGTCGCTCAGGAAAATATTGAACTCAACCCTGGTATGGAAAACATCCATGTAGCAGCAGGAGACTTGCTTAAGGGTATTGAGATTGAGGCAGATGTCATCGTGGCTAATATCTTGGCGGATATTCTTATTCATCTGACAGACGATGCTTATCGTTTGGTTAAGGACGAAGGCTACCTGATTATGAGTGGGATTATCAAGGACAAGTGGGACATGGTGCGCGAATCGGCTGAGTCAGCTGGATTTTTCCTTGAAACCCACATGATTCAAGGGGAATGGAATGCCTGTGTTTTCAAGAAGACCAAGGATATTTCTGGTGTGATTGGAGGCTAG
- a CDS encoding DUF4649 domain-containing protein: MIEITYLDASKNERTVTFESYEDFDRSQQACLIGVADYYPVQKLTYKGHDLDYHGTYGDVFFYLMKQDLSQYN, encoded by the coding sequence ATGATTGAAATTACCTATCTAGATGCCAGCAAGAACGAAAGAACTGTGACTTTCGAGTCTTATGAAGATTTTGATCGTTCACAACAAGCTTGCCTTATCGGCGTCGCAGACTACTACCCAGTCCAAAAATTGACTTACAAGGGTCATGATTTGGACTACCATGGGACTTATGGAGATGTCTTCTTCTATCTCATGAAACAAGATTTAAGCCAATATAACTAA
- a CDS encoding GntR family transcriptional regulator: MSWTFDNKKPIYLQIMEKIKLQIVSHTLEPNQQLPTVRELASEAGVNPNTIQRALSDLEREGFVYSKRTTGRFVTEDKELIAQSRKQLSEEELEHFVSSMTHFGYEKEELPGVVGDYIKGV, encoded by the coding sequence ATGTCCTGGACATTTGACAACAAAAAACCCATCTATTTACAGATTATGGAGAAAATCAAGCTTCAGATTGTTTCCCATACACTGGAACCCAATCAACAACTTCCAACAGTAAGAGAGCTGGCGAGCGAGGCTGGTGTCAATCCAAACACCATCCAAAGAGCCCTGTCAGACCTTGAACGAGAAGGATTTGTCTACAGCAAGCGCACAACTGGACGATTTGTGACTGAGGATAAGGAGCTGATCGCCCAATCACGCAAACAACTATCAGAAGAAGAATTGGAACACTTCGTTTCCTCCATGACCCATTTTGGTTATGAAAAAGAAGAACTACCAGGCGTAGTCGGCGATTATATTAAAGGAGTTTAA
- a CDS encoding 7-carboxy-7-deazaguanine synthase — protein MTRERVLKLPILEIFGPTFQGEGRAIGQKTMFVRTAGCDYHCDWCDSAFTWDGSEKPTRMTADEVIAALDKLGSYDYVTLSGGNPAILAANMAELVTKLKERGVTLAVETQGSRWQNWLKDIDQVTLSPKPPSSKMEVNFETLDFIVSQLDPDKVTFKIPVFDDVDLAFAKGIQERYQPDVLFLSAGNPEPKATGNIVQDQLDRLKELWERVAADDSWGNVRVLPQLHTLLYDNQRGV, from the coding sequence ATGACTAGGGAACGTGTCCTCAAACTACCAATTCTGGAAATTTTTGGACCAACCTTTCAAGGTGAAGGTCGTGCTATCGGGCAGAAAACCATGTTTGTCCGCACTGCTGGTTGCGACTACCACTGCGACTGGTGCGACTCTGCCTTTACTTGGGATGGTTCTGAAAAACCGACTCGTATGACAGCTGATGAAGTCATTGCTGCCTTGGATAAATTGGGGAGCTACGACTACGTCACCCTATCTGGGGGAAATCCTGCTATCCTAGCAGCCAACATGGCTGAACTGGTCACCAAGCTCAAGGAACGTGGTGTCACCCTTGCTGTTGAGACCCAAGGATCCCGCTGGCAAAATTGGTTAAAAGACATCGACCAGGTCACTCTGAGCCCCAAACCTCCCTCATCCAAGATGGAAGTCAACTTCGAGACCTTGGACTTTATCGTTTCCCAATTAGATCCAGATAAGGTCACCTTTAAAATCCCTGTCTTTGATGATGTTGATCTAGCCTTTGCTAAAGGGATTCAAGAACGCTACCAACCAGATGTTCTCTTCTTATCAGCAGGAAATCCTGAGCCCAAGGCTACAGGCAATATTGTCCAAGATCAACTGGACCGCCTCAAAGAACTCTGGGAACGCGTCGCTGCTGACGATAGCTGGGGCAATGTCCGCGTCCTTCCTCAACTGCATACCCTCCTATACGATAACCAACGTGGTGTTTAA